From the Thermoplasmata archaeon genome, one window contains:
- a CDS encoding alcohol dehydrogenase catalytic domain-containing protein: MRAFVMRKIGEVAVMDKPIPEPGPNDAVIRTTAAMICTSDTHTVRGAIGERSNLTLGHESVGVIHRLGSAVQGHGVGDRVAVNAITPCFRCDNCLRGFPSQCTEILGGWKFANTVDGGLAEYFRVNDAEANLAPIPAGLPDDKAVYACDMMSTGFMAAEHAAIPIGGDVAVFGAGPVGLMAIAGARMLGAGSIIAVETVPKRQELARHFGADAIVDFRTVDTVMEVRRLTHGTGVDSAIEAFGSSATFANCVRVTRPGGTISNVGYHGEGEFVGIPRLDWGVGMSDQTIRTGLCPGGRERMGRLLRLLERGRIDPTPLTTHRFRSDEIERAFGMMASKSDGIIKPLIEFK, encoded by the coding sequence ATGCGAGCGTTCGTGATGCGGAAGATCGGAGAAGTGGCGGTCATGGACAAGCCGATCCCGGAGCCGGGACCGAACGATGCCGTGATCCGAACGACCGCGGCGATGATCTGCACGTCGGACACGCACACCGTGCGAGGGGCGATCGGCGAGCGCTCGAACCTCACGTTGGGTCACGAGTCGGTCGGAGTGATCCATCGGCTCGGGTCGGCGGTCCAGGGACACGGGGTCGGTGACCGCGTCGCGGTGAACGCGATCACGCCATGCTTCCGGTGCGACAACTGCCTGCGCGGTTTTCCATCGCAATGCACCGAGATCCTCGGTGGATGGAAGTTCGCGAACACCGTAGATGGAGGCTTGGCAGAGTACTTCCGGGTGAACGACGCGGAGGCCAATCTCGCCCCGATCCCCGCGGGGCTTCCCGACGACAAGGCGGTCTACGCGTGCGACATGATGTCCACGGGGTTCATGGCTGCCGAACATGCGGCGATCCCTATCGGCGGGGACGTCGCCGTCTTCGGTGCGGGCCCGGTCGGTCTCATGGCCATCGCAGGGGCGCGCATGCTCGGCGCGGGCTCGATCATCGCGGTCGAGACAGTGCCGAAGCGCCAGGAGCTCGCCCGGCACTTCGGGGCGGACGCGATAGTCGATTTTCGCACGGTCGACACGGTGATGGAGGTCCGTCGCCTGACGCACGGTACCGGCGTCGACTCTGCGATCGAAGCGTTCGGGTCGTCCGCCACGTTCGCGAACTGCGTTCGCGTCACGCGGCCGGGCGGCACGATCTCGAACGTCGGATACCACGGAGAGGGAGAGTTCGTCGGAATCCCCCGCCTCGATTGGGGGGTCGGGATGAGCGACCAGACGATCCGTACCGGTCTGTGCCCGGGCGGGCGGGAGCGGATGGGCCGGTTGCTGCGCCTACTCGAGCGCGGAAGGATCGATCCCACGCCCCTGACGACCCACCGGTTCCGGTCCGATGAGATCGAACGGGCGTTCGGGATGATGGCATCCAAATCCGACGGGATCATCAAGCCGCTCATCGAATTCAAGTGA
- a CDS encoding DUF981 family protein yields MVFIDELTFVMITLILVAVSVAYIVVAESLAYRRRGPAGLGVALHETAIPLIAMGVVVLVMGFWGMMTWPLPGAYNILFYDIYTLFGIIILGFGISVVLHFRLQYVGVLSLVSGFTVIAYGWRAYQLGLTSTPWAMFLMYIGFGVTAILAFPVAIIADRWLHASGETLVEPPKNRLGRPMYPVSYLEAAIVFFFVVVILLSAIAVEGTLANSIITHLHSPP; encoded by the coding sequence ATGGTGTTTATCGACGAGCTGACGTTTGTGATGATCACGCTGATCTTGGTGGCGGTTTCGGTCGCCTACATCGTGGTGGCCGAATCGCTGGCCTATCGTCGCCGCGGCCCTGCGGGACTCGGGGTGGCCCTCCACGAGACCGCGATCCCGCTGATCGCCATGGGAGTGGTCGTACTCGTGATGGGATTCTGGGGGATGATGACCTGGCCCCTACCGGGCGCGTACAACATCCTGTTCTACGATATTTACACCCTCTTCGGGATCATCATCCTCGGGTTCGGAATCTCGGTGGTTCTGCACTTCCGCCTACAGTACGTCGGAGTGCTCAGCCTGGTCTCAGGGTTCACCGTGATCGCCTACGGGTGGAGGGCCTACCAACTCGGCCTCACATCGACCCCCTGGGCCATGTTCCTCATGTACATCGGGTTCGGAGTGACCGCGATCCTCGCCTTCCCGGTCGCGATCATCGCCGATCGGTGGCTACACGCGAGCGGCGAGACTCTGGTCGAGCCTCCCAAGAACCGGCTGGGCCGGCCGATGTACCCGGTGTCGTACCTCGAGGCCGCGATCGTGTTCTTCTTCGTGGTCGTCATCTTGCTCAGCGCAATCGCTGTAGAAGGGACGCTCGCGAACTCGATCATCACCCACCTTCACTCGCCCCCGTAG
- a CDS encoding ATP-binding protein has translation MPDFPHSGLWFEALVGALPLGLATVGPDGQLRWANRTWHMHTRLETHRPASRVDEALGIAGAPHRETLLRWIRDGTAGVLRSVPLARAGSAGVTYADIEVRLVPPIAPDSDRLVVIHDVTDRAIEHDRARLFYESFLTSTNAIEITDDKGILVDVNPAFERIYGYSRAECIGRRPNMVRSHSTPAEVYSRLWADLLDPSRGYWSGEIMNRDRWGHERLVLLTISAVRDDRGITTHYLGVAVDLTEQRIWQRSAAHADRLASIGQLAAGVAHEINTPLTNVMLVAESLRRRSKDPWVLARVDAITGQIDIAAKIVRGLLDFARRSEPQIVALDLVEVSRSAVDFLRGKQSANIELEEVYPATPVPVAGDRGQLIQVLTNILNNGYEAMDGAPGGRLRIEVRAVDRLAEVEVTDSGPGIPPEVIEHLFEPFFTTKPEGRGTGLGLAISDGLVQANHGQLLARNRPEGGASFLVRLPLATSPPPDT, from the coding sequence ATGCCCGACTTCCCCCACTCCGGCCTGTGGTTCGAGGCGCTCGTCGGCGCGCTCCCGCTCGGGCTGGCCACGGTCGGGCCGGACGGTCAGTTGCGGTGGGCGAATCGAACGTGGCACATGCACACGCGCCTCGAGACCCACCGCCCGGCAAGCCGGGTGGACGAAGCACTCGGAATCGCGGGAGCCCCGCATCGAGAGACCCTGCTCCGCTGGATCCGGGACGGCACGGCCGGGGTGCTCCGGTCGGTCCCGCTCGCGCGAGCGGGGTCGGCCGGGGTGACCTACGCCGACATCGAAGTTCGCCTTGTCCCCCCCATCGCACCGGACTCCGACCGTCTCGTCGTCATCCACGACGTGACCGATCGGGCGATCGAGCACGACCGGGCGCGCCTGTTCTACGAGTCGTTCCTGACCTCGACGAACGCGATCGAGATTACGGACGACAAGGGGATCCTCGTCGACGTGAACCCCGCGTTCGAACGAATCTACGGGTATTCGCGGGCCGAGTGCATCGGAAGAAGACCGAACATGGTCCGAAGTCATTCGACCCCGGCGGAGGTGTACTCGCGTCTCTGGGCGGATCTCCTCGATCCCTCCCGCGGATACTGGTCCGGAGAGATCATGAACCGGGACCGGTGGGGGCACGAACGTCTCGTCCTGCTCACCATCAGCGCGGTCCGGGATGATCGGGGGATCACCACCCACTACCTCGGGGTCGCGGTGGATCTGACCGAACAGCGGATCTGGCAGCGCAGCGCGGCCCACGCCGACCGCCTGGCCTCGATCGGGCAGCTCGCGGCTGGAGTCGCCCACGAGATCAACACCCCCCTGACGAACGTGATGCTGGTCGCGGAATCCCTCCGTCGGCGGAGCAAGGATCCGTGGGTGCTCGCCCGGGTCGATGCAATCACCGGTCAGATCGACATCGCCGCGAAGATCGTGCGGGGACTGCTCGACTTCGCCCGTCGGTCCGAGCCCCAGATCGTCGCCCTCGATCTCGTCGAGGTCAGCCGCTCGGCGGTCGACTTCCTCCGGGGAAAGCAGTCGGCGAACATCGAGCTCGAGGAGGTCTACCCGGCGACCCCCGTCCCGGTCGCAGGGGATCGTGGCCAGCTCATCCAGGTGCTCACGAACATTCTCAACAATGGCTACGAGGCCATGGACGGAGCTCCCGGCGGTCGTCTGCGGATCGAGGTCCGGGCGGTGGACCGCCTGGCCGAGGTCGAAGTGACGGACTCGGGGCCGGGGATCCCTCCGGAGGTGATCGAGCACCTGTTCGAACCGTTCTTCACCACGAAGCCGGAGGGGCGCGGCACCGGGCTCGGACTCGCGATCAGCGACGGACTCGTCCAGGCGAATCACGGTCAACTCCTGGCGCGGAACCGGCCCGAGGGAGGAGCGAGCTTTCTCGTGCGGTTGCCCCTTGCGACCTCCCCTCCACCGGACACCTGA
- a CDS encoding response regulator, with protein MRLLLVDDDSVIREELGELLRDDGHEVRDAPSVPKAIEILEREAIDLVLTDLKMPRHSGLELLGEVRRRWPEVLVVVVTGYATVETAVEAMKLGAFDYVRKPFRFEQIRSMLDLAAQAIQFHGDGGRVQDIDRTLEAWTTTDDLDVLHLTDRTVRPRPRVTVVSTGLDQPAEIQAHLETFLADRPHGALLLEGADRLFRAHRRTEVIQFIERLRQELEGRGPLMVTFDPGSITVADVVDLRARVLAETTRATLEALSNPLRRSILRRASQGPCTFTEAMSAAGIDETPKVSFHLHRLEEDGLLVHSADDYRITPRGREAMALLVEMDAIATRGLSGNRVLAVGPN; from the coding sequence ATGCGTCTGTTGCTCGTGGACGACGATTCCGTGATCCGAGAGGAACTCGGCGAGCTGCTCCGCGACGATGGCCACGAGGTCCGGGACGCCCCCTCGGTCCCAAAAGCAATCGAGATCCTTGAGCGAGAAGCGATCGATCTCGTTCTCACGGATCTCAAGATGCCGCGACACAGCGGGCTCGAGCTCCTCGGGGAGGTGCGCCGCCGCTGGCCGGAGGTCCTCGTCGTCGTCGTGACGGGGTACGCGACGGTGGAGACCGCGGTCGAAGCGATGAAGCTCGGAGCCTTCGATTACGTCCGCAAGCCGTTCCGCTTCGAGCAGATACGATCGATGCTCGACCTCGCGGCCCAGGCGATCCAGTTCCACGGCGACGGAGGCCGCGTTCAGGACATCGACCGCACGCTCGAGGCGTGGACGACCACGGACGACCTGGACGTGCTTCACCTGACGGACCGGACGGTCCGCCCGCGTCCCCGGGTCACCGTGGTCTCCACGGGGCTCGATCAGCCGGCAGAGATCCAAGCCCACCTTGAGACGTTCCTCGCGGACCGACCCCACGGCGCCCTGCTCCTCGAGGGCGCGGATCGCCTCTTCCGAGCCCATCGGCGTACTGAGGTCATCCAGTTCATCGAACGGCTGCGGCAGGAGCTCGAAGGCCGAGGTCCATTGATGGTGACGTTCGACCCGGGCTCGATCACGGTCGCGGACGTGGTCGACCTGCGGGCCCGAGTGCTCGCGGAGACGACGCGGGCGACCCTCGAGGCACTCTCGAACCCGCTGCGCCGCTCGATCCTGCGTCGCGCCTCGCAGGGCCCGTGCACGTTCACGGAGGCGATGAGCGCGGCCGGGATCGATGAGACTCCGAAGGTCTCCTTCCACCTGCATCGCTTGGAGGAGGACGGGCTGCTGGTCCACTCGGCGGATGACTACCGGATCACTCCGCGCGGCCGGGAGGCGATGGCCCTCCTCGTGGAGATGGACGCGATCGCGACCCGAGGACTCAGTGGGAACCGGGTCCTCGCCGTGGGCCCGAACTGA
- a CDS encoding NDP-sugar synthase: MKAIALVGGLGTRLRPITYDLPKQLIPLAGRSMLYRALDVLPDDLEEVVLATGYKADQIAAYVHEHPYRLRIRTVPERQPLGTGGGMRNVADGMSDPFFVINSDIVSAASAAEVLRVHEQRNGIGALLLARVEETQTFGVAALGENDRITQFVEKPAPGEAPSPWINAGISVWRREVLDRIPTGREVSFEREILPGLLDRGVYGARLEGYWQDAGTPERVLYAQRLLFEAGKGVEVYLPSGASGTGPVSVGPGARAVGATFGPLVTLGAGVVVGEEARISNSIVMDGARIDSAATVIGSILGPRAHVAAGHRVADQVLGAGGEA, from the coding sequence ATGAAGGCGATCGCGCTCGTGGGGGGCCTCGGGACCCGCCTGCGCCCGATCACGTACGATCTTCCCAAGCAGCTGATCCCGCTCGCCGGACGTTCGATGCTGTATCGGGCGCTCGATGTGCTCCCGGACGATCTCGAGGAAGTGGTCCTCGCGACCGGGTACAAGGCCGACCAGATCGCGGCGTACGTGCACGAGCACCCCTACCGGCTCCGGATCCGCACGGTCCCCGAGAGGCAACCGCTCGGGACCGGAGGCGGGATGCGCAACGTCGCCGACGGGATGTCCGACCCCTTCTTCGTGATCAACTCCGACATCGTCTCGGCGGCCTCCGCGGCCGAGGTCCTCCGGGTGCACGAACAGCGGAACGGGATCGGTGCCCTCCTCCTCGCACGGGTCGAGGAGACCCAGACCTTTGGCGTCGCCGCGCTCGGCGAGAACGACCGGATCACGCAATTCGTGGAGAAACCCGCGCCGGGAGAGGCGCCCTCCCCGTGGATCAACGCCGGCATCTCCGTGTGGCGACGCGAGGTGCTCGATCGGATCCCGACCGGCCGCGAGGTCAGCTTCGAGCGCGAGATCCTTCCCGGTCTGTTGGACCGTGGGGTGTACGGAGCGCGACTCGAGGGGTACTGGCAGGATGCGGGCACGCCGGAACGCGTGCTGTACGCCCAGCGGCTCCTCTTCGAAGCCGGAAAGGGGGTCGAAGTCTACCTACCGTCCGGCGCGTCGGGGACGGGCCCGGTCTCGGTCGGACCGGGCGCACGTGCGGTCGGCGCGACGTTCGGCCCGCTCGTCACCCTCGGAGCGGGCGTCGTGGTCGGAGAAGAGGCCCGTATCTCCAATTCGATCGTGATGGACGGGGCGCGGATCGACTCCGCCGCCACCGTGATCGGTTCGATCCTCGGTCCGCGCGCACACGTCGCGGCCGGGCACCGGGTCGCCGATCAGGTCCTCGGCGCCGGCGGGGAAGCCTGA
- a CDS encoding PHP domain-containing protein — MTGTRRLDLHVHSQHSPDSKMRLETIVGQLGRTGLSGFALTDHNSVAGHDELRELQRRNPGYLFVPGVEVSALEGHLLAYGIPTAPPAHRPVAETIDWVLAHGGEPVLAHPFRRSHGVGRRIAETAAIRAMEVRNGHNSELANARAEFVASQRGLGHIGGSDAHTPNDVGRASTLVDETADTVDDLLEDIRRDRTVAEGSSLTPWGQVRVSVRNFGLRASRGFRRI; from the coding sequence ATGACTGGAACGCGCCGATTGGACCTGCACGTCCACTCGCAGCACTCGCCGGATTCGAAGATGCGGCTCGAAACGATCGTTGGACAGCTGGGCCGGACCGGCCTGTCCGGGTTCGCGCTGACCGATCACAATTCCGTGGCCGGTCACGACGAGCTGCGCGAGCTCCAGCGACGGAATCCGGGGTATCTCTTCGTGCCGGGGGTCGAGGTTTCGGCCCTCGAAGGCCACCTGCTCGCCTACGGGATTCCAACGGCCCCGCCGGCCCACCGCCCCGTGGCGGAGACGATCGATTGGGTCCTCGCGCACGGAGGCGAGCCGGTCCTCGCCCACCCGTTTCGCCGCTCCCATGGGGTCGGGCGTCGGATCGCAGAGACGGCGGCCATCCGGGCGATGGAGGTACGCAACGGGCACAACTCCGAACTCGCTAACGCCCGCGCGGAGTTCGTGGCCAGCCAGCGAGGCCTCGGACATATCGGTGGGAGCGACGCTCACACCCCGAACGACGTCGGGCGGGCGTCGACCCTGGTCGACGAAACAGCGGACACGGTCGACGACTTGCTCGAGGACATTCGCCGCGATCGGACCGTGGCGGAGGGATCGTCCTTGACCCCCTGGGGTCAGGTCCGGGTCAGCGTGCGGAACTTCGGCCTCCGGGCGTCGCGCGGGTTCCGGAGAATATAG
- a CDS encoding FAD-dependent oxidoreductase: MVAAPSPAPAPPLVILGAGYAGLTLAQQVHRLSRGKIPIVLVDRSPAHILRTQLYEIDRIATSGGNLRRWAVPLASVLEKTRVQIRTARVERVDLAEHTVQLDSGTIEFGALALCLGSVAAYYGVPGAAEHTHSVYRLSAAQRLATAIREMEIASVALPGERRPRVLVVGGGSTGTEIAAEISTTDWAAITKPGARRPDVMLLTGSLPFLVGFPPQLIEHARELLVRAGVSIFYGWNVTRVEPHRLHLEDGSVLRFDIAVWCAGLQAPPAVAELPVRHGRGGRITVEPTLEIPGHPGMFAVGDVIEFQDPKTGLLVPSTAQAALAEARVAAANIVARWKGTELQSFSYRERGAAVSVGHGAGAAALDRLTLWGSPAALLKRLIQRDYSHAVEQGESSRVL, translated from the coding sequence ATGGTGGCCGCTCCGTCACCGGCTCCCGCACCGCCGCTGGTCATCCTGGGCGCGGGCTACGCAGGGCTCACGCTCGCTCAGCAGGTCCACCGGCTCTCCCGGGGAAAGATTCCGATCGTCCTCGTCGACCGAAGCCCCGCCCACATCTTGCGGACCCAACTCTACGAGATCGATCGGATCGCCACCTCAGGAGGGAACCTCCGCCGATGGGCCGTCCCCCTCGCCTCGGTGCTCGAGAAGACCCGCGTCCAGATCCGGACCGCCCGGGTCGAGCGCGTCGATCTCGCCGAGCACACCGTCCAGCTCGACTCGGGCACGATCGAGTTCGGCGCGCTCGCACTGTGTCTCGGATCCGTCGCCGCGTACTACGGAGTCCCGGGGGCGGCCGAGCACACCCACAGCGTCTACCGGCTCTCCGCGGCGCAACGCCTCGCGACAGCGATCCGAGAGATGGAGATCGCCTCGGTCGCGCTCCCCGGGGAGCGACGACCCCGGGTGCTCGTCGTCGGCGGGGGGTCGACCGGCACCGAGATCGCGGCCGAGATATCGACCACCGACTGGGCGGCAATCACGAAGCCGGGGGCGCGCCGTCCGGACGTCATGCTGCTGACCGGTTCTCTACCGTTCCTCGTGGGCTTCCCTCCCCAACTCATCGAGCACGCGCGGGAACTCCTGGTCCGGGCCGGGGTCTCGATATTCTACGGTTGGAACGTAACTCGGGTGGAGCCGCATCGGCTGCACTTGGAAGACGGGAGCGTGCTGCGCTTCGACATCGCCGTGTGGTGCGCCGGTCTCCAGGCGCCCCCTGCGGTCGCGGAGCTTCCGGTCCGGCATGGACGGGGAGGCCGCATCACGGTCGAGCCGACACTCGAGATCCCCGGCCATCCCGGGATGTTCGCCGTCGGCGACGTGATCGAGTTCCAGGATCCGAAGACCGGACTTCTCGTCCCCAGCACCGCCCAGGCGGCCCTCGCCGAGGCCCGCGTGGCGGCGGCCAACATCGTGGCGCGCTGGAAGGGCACCGAGCTCCAGTCGTTCTCCTACCGAGAGCGAGGCGCCGCCGTGTCCGTCGGCCATGGGGCCGGGGCCGCCGCGCTCGATCGACTGACGCTCTGGGGAAGCCCGGCGGCGCTCCTCAAGCGACTCATCCAGCGGGACTACTCGCACGCCGTGGAGCAGGGAGAAAGCAGCCGAGTCCTGTAA